In Drechmeria coniospora strain ARSEF 6962 chromosome 03, whole genome shotgun sequence, the DNA window CGCCCCCTACTGCCCCTCCGGCGGCCACACCACCGTCGTGACGGAAACCGTGCCCGTCTCCACCACCCGCTGCCCCGTCACCCAGACGCCGACGGAGTGGACCACGTCGACCGTCtacaagacgacgacgcacacCATCACGCAGTGCCCGCCCAACGTTCCCTACTGCCCCGGCGGCCAGACGACCGTCGTCACCGAGACCATCCCCCTCTACACGACCGTCTGCCCCGTCACCCAGACGCAGCACCCGACGGCCTACCCCACGGGCACCGTCCCTTGGCCCGGCACCAaccagacgacgacgctctACACGACGCACACCTACACCATCACCAAGTGCCCGCCCGACGTCCCCAACTGCCCCATCGGCAGCGTCACCACGACCGTCTACCCCACCGCCACGACCTGCTACCCCTCGTGGACGGGCCCGCCCCCCGAGCACTCGCCCACGCAGTACCCGCCGCCCGAGAACCCGCCCACGCAGTATCCTCCCCCCGAGAATCCTCCTACCCAGTACCCTCCCCCCGAGAATCCCCCTACGCAGTATCCTCCCCCCGAGAATCCTCCTACGCAGTACCCTCCCCCGGAGAATCCCCCTACCCAGTACCCTCCCCCCGAGAATCCCCCTACGCAGTACCCTCCCCCCGATAGCGAACCCACGCAGTACCCTCCCCCCGAGAATCCCCCTACCCAGTACCCTCCCCCCGAGAACCCCCCTACGCAGTATTCTCCCCCCGATAGCCAACCCACGGCGTATCCCCTTCCTCCCCCCGAGCTCCGTCCAAAGGAGGATCTAGGGCCCGGCGTGACTCTCTCCTACTACCCCCCACCTCCGGATCAGACGCCCCCGAGCGTCTACGGTATCCCGGAGATTCCTTCGCTCGGGAACCCGTCCAGCTACtacccgccgccggcgaagacGCCTCCGGTCCCCACGGCGGCCGTTCCTGCAGCCTCGACCACTCGCCCCGTCGTggtcacggcggcggcgggacgcATCTTTGGCAGCGccagcgtcgtcgccgccgtcgccgccatggttGCTTTCTTGTAACCAGGCCAAGCGTGGAAGAATCTGATTCACTTTGGACGAGGCAGATGTGGTATTATTTTCGGCTGCGGGCAGTACATAGATTGACATTTGCGCGGCAATTTTGAGCATCAAGACGTGCAAACCTTGCGAATATACTTAATTTGACGCAGCAAAGGACGCGAGCTGTGAAAGCATGCCGTCGTGACCCTGCACCCGCCTACGTTGCGCCCCTCTCCCGTGCCGCGTCGTTCAAAACATGGCCATGAAGACGCAGAGACGGCACTGGGTCGTGTCGAGGAGACGATGGATGCTGCCGAGGAGCTTTCGATGGCCACCCCAGCCTGCTGCCTGCGCTCGTTTACCGCTTTCCCTGGACAAGCATTCGCTCGGGCGCAGCTGGTACGCCTTGTCGTCTCGGTATATATCCTCGGGTCTTGTACGTTGAATCGTTATATATTCATATTAaggagtaattactccgtacttgcgcaaAATACCGCACGCGTGCTATCTGTTGCGAGTTGCGGCGCATGCTCCAGCCACAGCCACAGCCAcagccatcgccatcgccatcaccatcatgaACCTCACCCTCCACTACCCACTCCAACTTCCACCTTCCACCTTCCACCATCCACCATCCACCCTCGACCATCCATCACGATTCATCTCCCATCCATCACGATTCATCTCCCATCCATCACGATTCATCTCCCATCCCTGCCAGCTGGGTGCCTCATCGTCGATGCCCTCCGCGTCGGCTTTCCGCGGCAGCTAATTTCATGCCCATGTGCCTCGCCGCTGCGCATGACGATGCACGCCGCAGCATCACGGCTCTGCCAACTTCGGCCGCTGCCCGGGAATGCAAAACAACGCTGGGCATCGTCTTCTCGGTGGCAtcatgccgatgccgcccgccACGACAGGGCCGGCTCGGGCCATCTGCCGGCCCCAAGGACTATGGGATTGTACCGTGTCGCTCCGTCCCCATGATTCGCATCACATCTACGTCTACGCCTGCGTCGACCTCCTCGCGAGCCCTCGTCGACTTGCACACTTTGCACACTATGCACACTACCGTGGCAACCTTTTTGTCGGTCATGCTCGACCGATGCAGCCGCTCCTCTCACCAATCCCTCATCTATAGCCATGGACCGTTGTCGCCGTTGGTTGCGGATACCCGAATGACGCGGCACATGGGATGAAATGGAAATTTCTTGACGAGTGGATATTACCATTATTATCTGCATTCATCATCGTCACACATAAACATCTACATTTAGTACGCAAACTCCTGTCCGACAAGCTTCTCGCTCAGTTTCCACAGCCTCTCCGCCTCGGACGAGCTGGTTGCCCAGACCTTGACGGTATCGATAAATGGGTCGGCGCGTCGGCATTCAAGGAGATAGGCGCCATTGTACTCTTGAAGGGTCCGAGTCAGCCTTTTGCCCAATCCTCGCGTGGCCTGTGGAGGAACCTACCCTTTAGATCATTGTCAAAGGCGGCAAAGACGTGAGTCGCGGCCCCCTGCTCCTGGGTGATCAAGTTCAGCGACTGCCAGCCCTCTGCGTTGCCGAGCATGCGATCGAGCTTGTCTACGAGAGCCAGTTAGCGACCAAGCTTCTTCCCGATGCTGGATGGACGGAGAGGCGGGGCCGGCATACTCAGCTGGGggaggtcgccgtcgtcggagaggTCGAGATGCACGCCcaggccggtgccgaggatgacACCCGGGTGGACGCTATACGCCTGCAgaccacggcggccgagcttctcggcgagggagatGGCAAAGAGCATATTGGCCGTCTTGGACTGGCCGTAGGCGTACCACTTGTTGTACGTTTCGCCATTCTACGACGGTCGCACCCGTCAGTCTCATGATCGACCAAAAGCAAAGGGGGCGTCGAGACGTACATCAAAGTTCAGATCGTCCCACCGGATGGGGCCCATGCGATGGCCGGTGCTCGTCACGCTGACCAcccgaggcgaggcggacTTGAGCAGCTTGGACATGATGAGGTTGGCAAAGAGAAAGTGCGAGAGATGGTTCGTCGCCATCTGGCTCTCGACGCCCTCTTCGGAGCGCGCGTACGGCGTGGCCATGATGCCGGCGTTATTCacgagcacgtcgacgaccggcACGTCGTCCCAGCtgagcagctcggccgcggcgcgACGCACATCCTTGAGCGAGGAGAGGTCGATCTTGAGCCTTCGCGTCTGGACCGTCGGGTGCGtcgcggcgatggcggccgccgtggcagcGAGCTTTTCGTCACTCCGCCCTGCGAGAATGAGGAGCGCCGGCTCGTGGGCGGCAATGGCCTGCAAGAAGAAGCCACCGATGCTGGCGGGCGACGCGCCCGTCGTGAGGACCGTCTTGCCGCGGATGCCGGACGCGTATTTGGCCGcgaggtcgccggcggcggggacAGTTGTGCTGGTTGCGTCGGACATGTTGCCGCTGGTGTCGGGGGAGGTGAGGTGGTGAAGTTGGCAATgtgtacgtgcagtacgAGGCGGTGATGGAGGAGGGAAGTTGGTCGCAGTGCAGGTATTACTGGtgatgaggaggaggcggtTGCGATGAGAGCTGGATGTTCGAGTTGTCGGATCGGAGGTGGAAGAAGATGCGTCGCCAAAGCCGTCTATTTATGCCTTTTTCAGAGCGTCGGAGAGTCGATGGGCAAAGCTTCTCATCGTGTCGTGGCATGGACGCTCCGGAGTTCATCGCCGTGCGTCGGAGCCAGGCGGGCTTAAATCCGGCGTGGCGGCCGGGAATTGCGGAGTCCACGTCCCCGGACCCCGCAATCACCGACAAGTACCCGCCAAGTATCTTCCCGTCCGCACTCCGTCGAGGCCTAAAAGTATGTGTCAATACTCGGGCATACCTACGGCCTACAAGAGGCATTTGAAATGGGAAAAATTGCCGTCCCCATGTCCGCTTCCGAAAATGCATGCCAAATCCTTTTTTTCCCCGCTCGGGTTTCGCTCGAGTCCGGCCACTCCTCGGAAGCCCCTAACGCCGGCTGACTCCGGAGAAGTGGGTCTATCGCTTTCGGAGACGGACCCGGTGGTCGTCGGCCCCGGATGCCCACGGAAACAGTGTTGGAATTCACAGGTACATTGTGCCGGGGACATTGAAAAGCAGTATAAGCAGGTTTCGCCGTCCCGTGTGAGGGAGATGGTCAGTTTGTTCGTGCCCACGGTGTGTGTTCCATAGGACTACTCAGAGCCTCGCCATGCGCTCGATTCCATTCATCTTCCGATCCAAGCTCGCTTCCCGATACTCCCACTTCAGATGATCACATGGCCGTAATTGTGATGAGTGTATCGTGATGCAGCCCTACGTAGGCTACCACCAAGGAGCCAACACACGGTCCAAGCGGAGCGCTGGCCGGTTCTGCCGCGTCCTTTCACTAACCCTGACGTTATATCCATCTTCTCGGAGAATATCTTGACCAGAATTCCGTTACCTACGACAGTGGTAAGCCGGTTGGCTGGACTGCCGGATCCAAAACTGGCACTTCACCCGTTGCTGGGTCGTTGCCGTGCTGCCGGTGCTCTGTTCAGCATGGGCACATGAGGATGCACCTCGGGCAAGGTTTTCGGTTGACTGTTCATTCATCCCTGAGTTTCCTGCTTGTGTAGCTTTCCAGTCATTCACAGTCAAGATATCCTGGCAAAGAGGCAAATGAGGGCAAGATATAAAACCCACATTCTCTCCGTCCGACTTCAACTGTGCCAACCATCGACGCTGCTTCAATTTCATCGTGTCAGCCCCGTGCCTGCTCACATCACTCACGTCACCGAACTATAGAATAGATTGTCTCATTGCTTTTTAACGCCTCTGCAATGACGACTTGCGACAAGCGAGCGCCCGTAAACCACTGCCAATGGCTCAAGAGGTATGATAAAGACGGCAACGTCACAAGTTGCCTATCTACCGACTGTAAACGCAAGACCTGTCCATAGTCGTCCGAGTACGATGGCTCAAGCGATAGACAGGTTCGTCACCGCATCACAGCCGCGAACCCCCTTTCTTCAGACCCCTTTCCTAACGCTTGTCTCTTGCAGTACCAGTTCACAAGCACTCCCAGCACTGTCAAGAGCAACAAGAAGTAGTGGCATTGATTCCGTGGCACCATCAGCCGTCACCATGTGCTCAGCTGGGCCACGCCGCGGATATGTGAGGTTGACGAGTGAATCTGCATCAAGTCACGAGCTCGAAGAATGAATATCAAACCTGGACATGGTCGAGTGAATACTCGATGGCAAAGGTTGAATTCCAGGTCCAAGGATCTACGCTTAAAGGCATGTCCACATCCCACGGCCTAGTCTCCCGGGCCGCCATACCAATGTATTTATGAAATATCTTAAGTCAAATAATTACCATGAATACTCGTTTTCATCTAGCCATCCTGCCTTGGACCGTGTATTGTGAGACGCCTGGAGCGCGGACTCGTCGCGGCGAGCCATGGACAGGGCAGTCCCTTCAACGTGTGAGTATATGCATCCCCGGCGTCGTGTGCAATGGATCACGTCGGCCCGTGGGAGGCCTTGACGTTTGACAGGAGAGCCGGGCCAAGGCAAGGCAACGTCATCATGGCATGGCATCGCGTGCCTCTTGGCCTCGGGGTATCTATCTCGTACGCTGTCTGCTCGTTTTCATTCAGTCTCCCCAGCCAAATACCAGCACCCGTAATGCATGCTACCGTAAGCAAATTGCTGTCCTGCAGGCCTTTgccccccccttccccccccaATGCGTCGAAGCAAAAGCAATTCGTCACTCCGTCACTCGTGAAGCGTCGCGCCGTGTCAGTCCTcctttgtcgccgccggGACCCCcgcacccgccgccggcgcctctCCGTCCTTTTCGTCGGCCTGCTTCACGCCTGGCGTTTCGCGGGCGTTCGTGAGGGGACTCGGGGCGAGGCAGTTGATGCCGCTGATGCTGTCGGGCCGCCCGTGGCCCGGCAGGCCGCTCCGGACgctcgcgccgtcgccctgctTCGCGTAGAGGCTGTTGCGCTCGCTCTGCAGCGTCGGCACGACGCCCGTGGCCGAGTAGATGCTGTTGcgctcggcgccgatgcgCGAGCTGCTCGCGTGGAGGCCCTGCGTGGTCGCGTTCCCGGACCCCTCCACCGTCGCGCTGAGGACGCTGAGGGGCAGGCTCTCGCGGCTGCCGCCCCAGACGGAGGAGGGCGCGAGGGCGCGGACCGAGGCGTCCGTGTCCAAGGatcgacggcggtggcgcttgctcgacgaggcgagcgtcAGGATGGAGGCGTTGTCCGTCAGGAGAccgttggccgtcgccgccgtgtaGGTGGTCGGATGGCCGGCCGGCGCGTTGGCGGGCGTCAGGTGCGTCGGgatggccgagacgggcgacgtcggcgggaAGGGCTGGCTGAACTGGATCGACGTGCTGTTGCTCTGCGGGAACGGCGCCGACATGTGGCTGTTGGGGGCCAGGGACTGGATCGTCGTCAGCGTCGTGGTGAGGGAGCGCACCGAGGGGGCCGGGCTGGAAAAGGTGctgtcgccgcctcggcgcgaGTCGACGcctccgccgacggtgcggcTCGTGCCCGCGAGCGAGCTCTCCCCGTGGCTCGGCGAGGTGAGGGAGCGTTGTCCCTCGTACTCGGTCGAGACGGTGCCGGCCATGCTCCTCCCGCCCGTCGTGGGGGGCgcgtggccgtcggccgaggggcGGGTCGGGTGGTCCGAGGAGATGACGCTTCCCGTCTGGGCGGTGACGAACGAGTAGGAGCTCAGGGCGTCGCGGCTGcgctcgtcggtgccggcctgGCCATGGACGCTGCCCGGGTTGTTGGACAATTGCGTCGACTGAGGGTACGGGTTGTTGAGGAGCTTGCCCCTCTTGATCTTGACGTGTCCCTTGGAGCGCTCGCCGTCCGACGAGGACTTGAAGTTGGTGAGCCGCCTCACCCAGGTGGCAAAGGGCCTTCGGCGATGCACCTGCCCGCCTGCTTACATGGCCGGTTAGCGTCAAGGACCGGCAGAACCTGATGCCGTTCACGCCAAGGTCGAGAGGCCTCACCATGCGGCTCGTGGATGATCTCGGCCGTTGCCATCACGACGTCGACTGTCGGATCCGGATCCTGATGTCGTGGAAAGACGGCGGATCTTGCGAGCTTCGAAGGCTAGGGGCTGCTCACGATGGTGAATAATGTACGTTGTAGATGGGTGCCTCGAGGCTAGCCGTGGGAATGGGAGGGTGATTCGTCGAGCTCAGCCGCAGCGATGACGACAGTTGATGTAAACAGGGAACCCTCGACTCGGTCCCAGAACAAGCACGGGACGGCGAGaggagaagccgacggcggcggggaggcACGAGCGAGGGATCCGGACGTGGCCGCCCGGTCGAATTGTTGATATGTCGGGGGGAGCGGCGAGCGAGCTCTGTGATGGAGGATTAGAAGAAACAGAGAGCAGAGCGACCGCCGACCGCCACGGCTGAGGGGCTTCCTGATGTCAGCCGCGAGGCTACAGGCCAAGTAGTGGCATCACGTGATGGGCCagcacgcacacacgcaTGCCGTCCCTGAACGGGGCAAAAGTCCTGCTCGCAACGCACTCTCGGAACGGAAATCGCCTGGACCTTTGGGAGAAAAAGACCCGCCACCCATGATCTGCACTCGGGCTCGTGCGGGCAGCTCATTCAAGCACCATGCGTCCATGTGCAGGTAGTTGTATGTGCTGTATGTGAGTGCGCAGGCAATACAGTGTTTGTGCATTGACGATGTGcttgtgcactgtactgaCGTTCACGGTACAAGTTGCGACACATGTGTACATGCTGCCTACCgcactacatgtacaagaccatgcacggagtacggagtggtacATACTCGGCACGTATGAGAAGCGTCGTAACACCATACCATGTTGGCCGAGGTGCGAGGTGCGTGGTGCCGTGAGGAACATGGCAGGCGGTGATGCTACTGGCTGAGTAGTTCAAAGTACTGTCTGGTACCgtgggtacggagcacagtacgaGTCTGttgtaccagtacaagtcagcactgtacttaccaGTAAACATGCTGTGAACCGACCGTTGGTAatgacgtcgccgcccactGTAACGAACCAACCAAGCCCAACCAAGCCCAACCAAGCCCAACCAAGCCCAACCAAGCCCAACCACAGCGCTGGACACCCGCTGGACACCCACTGACGCCTATTCCTGTGCGGCTTCGACTTCTGGACGTCGCGGGCCAAAGAATATCCGTTCACCCGCTCGGCCGCGTCACCGCCTCTTGCCCAAGCAACTTTTCGCCCTCGCCTGATCTTTTCGCCCTCGCCTGAAGCTTGAAAAACCTCAACCACGGTCCAAACGTCAACACGCTGGCCGTGCTCGAGACCCTCCGCCATGGGTTGTCATGTCCATCCGGAAGCTCCCTGACGATGTCGTCGCCCAGAttggctcgtcggccgccgtcgtctccttgaACGACGTCGTCTGCGGCCTCGTGAAGAATTCGCTCGACGCCCGCGCGGCCAGCATACACATTCATCTCGACTACGTCCGCGGCAACTGCACCGTCGAAGACGATGGCCTTGGGATAGAGCCGGCCGAGTTTCGAGAGACCGGTGGCTTGGGGAAGCTTCACCGTGCGTTTGCCTTTCCCGCTTGACCCCGAGCCTGCGCTTgtgcctcggccggcctgAGCCTGCCAAAGGTAGACGGAACCTGTGAATCTGACTCTCCGCATACAGATACCTCCAAGCATGATTCCGGCTCACACGTCCATGGGAAGCGTGGCTTCTTTCTCGCCTCCGTCGCGAGCTTGTCCCTCCTGTCGGTGACCTCCCATCACCGGCGCCATGATTCCGACGCCTGCCTCTCGATGCACAACGCCAACCTTTTGGCGAGACGGTTCCCCGCGCCCCCCGAGCGGAGACTGGAGCTGTTCGGCCACGGAACGCGCGTCTCCGTGCACGACCTCTTCGGCTCCATGCCTGTCCGGGTCAAGCGCCGAGCGGCCGTCTTCTCTGCACGGTCAGCCATCGACAAGGAGCTCGATCACCTCGTTCGTGAGCTTGTCACCCTGCTCCTGGCCTGGCCCGCCGAGCTGTCCGTTTCGCTCAACGAGACGGCCATCCGGCGCGAGCTGCGCCTCAAGTCTACGGCGGATCCCCATGTCATGATGCGGGCCTCGATGCTCTTTTCGCAGGCAGGactggccgatgccgcccacGCATCCTCTTGGCTTCCCGTCTCCGCTTCCTCCCGTCACGTCCGTATCAAGGGTTCCATATCGACGATCCCCGTCGCCACCCGCCGCTCGCAAACCATGAGCTTGGGCATCCAGCCTCTGGTGAGCAACCGTGACTCGAACGTGCTCTACGAGGCCGTCAACGGCGTCTTTCGCGACTC includes these proteins:
- a CDS encoding short-chain dehydrogenase, whose translation is MSDATSTTVPAAGDLAAKYASGIRGKTVLTTGASPASIGGFFLQAIAAHEPALLILAGRSDEKLAATAAAIAATHPTVQTRRLKIDLSSLKDVRRAAAELLSWDDVPVVDVLVNNAGIMATPYARSEEGVESQMATNHLSHFLFANLIMSKLLKSASPRVVSVTSTGHRMGPIRWDDLNFDNGETYNKWYAYGQSKTANMLFAISLAEKLGRRGLQAYSVHPGVILGTGLGVHLDLSDDGDLPQLNKLDRMLGNAEGWQSLNLITQEQGAATHVFAAFDNDLKEYNGAYLLECRRADPFIDTVKVWATSSSEAERLWKLSEKLVGQEFAY